Proteins from a single region of Syntrophales bacterium:
- a CDS encoding sigma 54-interacting transcriptional regulator yields the protein MNITVSGRRANTCRILIGEERLPASVEEASMSRNCPSANIAMNKSDHPFEKCSVHELEDILEASHDGFFITDGQGDVLRVNSAWERICGYSRTDVIGRNAQELVNEKLYSESAVMAAIRTRKPITILLEMTKGGKTGQKIMATAIPIFGENGEIKRVVANIRDITEILYLKELLGKTQELNTIYAAELEQVRFQQLLNHGKIIARSHATRNILQMAIQVAKVDSTVLITGESGVGKEVIANTIHRLSPRSEGPLIKINCGSIPENLLETELFGYESGAFTGARKQGKPGLFEMAQKGTLFLDEIGDITFNLQAKLLRALQDHEIMRVGGLKPVPVDVRIVAATNKDLEEMVRQGSFRSDLFYRLNVVSIRIPPLRERREDIPLLAIHFVEKINERYSFSKRLSPDVIDGFLMYPWPGNIRELENVTEQMIVMTEEDEVRVSQLPACIRNYIVPGNEGRRRLDRMPLKDAIEQTERQILEQALRKHRSTRSVARALAVNQSTIVRKIQKYGLSSLCREMVDQTSNA from the coding sequence ATGAACATTACGGTATCTGGAAGAAGAGCAAACACTTGCCGGATCCTTATCGGTGAAGAGAGGTTGCCAGCTTCTGTTGAGGAGGCATCGATGAGTCGGAATTGTCCTTCTGCCAATATAGCGATGAATAAATCTGATCATCCTTTTGAAAAATGCAGTGTTCATGAACTGGAAGACATTCTCGAAGCTTCGCATGACGGCTTTTTCATAACGGATGGCCAGGGTGATGTTTTAAGGGTGAACAGTGCCTGGGAACGCATCTGTGGTTATTCCCGTACAGACGTCATCGGAAGAAATGCACAGGAACTGGTGAACGAAAAACTGTATTCGGAATCAGCCGTGATGGCTGCCATCCGTACCCGGAAGCCGATAACGATCCTTCTTGAAATGACCAAAGGTGGGAAAACCGGCCAGAAAATCATGGCCACTGCCATTCCAATATTTGGTGAAAACGGTGAAATCAAGCGAGTTGTTGCAAACATCCGGGATATAACAGAGATACTCTATCTGAAGGAACTTCTTGGGAAAACACAGGAACTGAACACGATCTATGCGGCTGAACTGGAGCAGGTGCGTTTCCAGCAGTTGCTTAATCACGGTAAGATTATAGCTCGGAGTCACGCTACAAGGAATATTCTGCAAATGGCTATTCAGGTGGCCAAGGTTGATTCAACCGTGTTGATCACCGGCGAGTCCGGTGTCGGGAAAGAGGTGATCGCGAACACCATTCATCGCCTCAGTCCACGTTCGGAAGGGCCATTAATTAAGATCAACTGCGGCTCCATTCCTGAGAATCTGCTCGAGACGGAACTGTTCGGATATGAATCGGGAGCTTTTACCGGCGCTCGGAAGCAGGGTAAGCCAGGTCTGTTTGAAATGGCTCAGAAAGGCACACTTTTTCTTGATGAGATTGGAGACATCACGTTCAATCTGCAGGCAAAACTCCTGAGAGCCCTTCAAGACCATGAGATCATGAGAGTCGGTGGATTGAAACCAGTACCGGTGGATGTCCGCATTGTTGCCGCAACCAACAAAGACCTGGAAGAAATGGTCAGGCAGGGTTCCTTCCGCAGCGACCTGTTCTATCGACTGAATGTTGTATCCATACGGATTCCACCGCTGCGAGAACGTCGAGAAGACATTCCTCTGCTGGCAATCCATTTTGTTGAAAAAATTAATGAAAGGTATTCGTTCAGCAAGCGTCTTTCTCCCGATGTGATAGACGGATTCCTTATGTATCCATGGCCTGGCAACATCCGGGAGCTGGAAAACGTTACGGAACAGATGATTGTCATGACCGAGGAGGACGAAGTCCGGGTCAGTCAGTTGCCGGCCTGTATAAGGAACTATATCGTTCCCGGCAATGAGGGGCGCAGACGCCTGGATCGGATGCCGTTGAAAGATGCCATTGAACAAACGGAAAGGCAAATTCTGGAACAGGCTCTCAGGAAACACCGGAGCACCAGAAGTGTTGCGCGGGCACTGGCAGTGAATCAGTCGACGATTGTGAGAAAAATTCAAAAATACGGACTCTCATCCCTGTGTAGAGAGATGGTTGATCAGACGAGCAATGCCTAG
- a CDS encoding PAS domain S-box protein: protein MQRKEKKTGTINKVKEGRDRFMELINLLPQAVIEIQFDGTLLFANWHSRKLFGYSLGDDVVGKVNVFRHVIPEDRERIAGSIGKMASGEKVRPPEITAVRKDGSTFPAIVYANLIINSGIPAGVRVIVADVSDKKEIEEAYKALVDHSLQGLVIVQDGRFVFINDFFIRNSGFTREEILSLPIDDMWQMIHPEDREMVMGMHRNLLTGVVTQAPVIEYRVFVKGREGLEMRWVSDYGTRIEYRGRPAIQTALVDITERKLSEMAIQESERRYRDLAELLPQGVFEADTEGRILYANRSTLDMFGIVSGDIGQNITIADTLAVKDRDRAERGVRRVLAGEKVMAGEYTCIRKDGTTFPSLILANAIIKGGKPDGIRGVIVDITVRKEMNRKLEESEARYRTLFNSTGTATVLSDEDMRIVLANQNFYRISGYSQDTELKFTDLIHPDDLEFMVDCHRRRRIDPGSVPRSYEFRFRRADGSVRNAFLTVGMIPGTKRSVASIIDITELKQTQEELRKKTFSLEEANSALRVLLKQRDEDKAELEKNILTNLKEVVLPFLDKLKVQNLNASQLNILAVIEENLKEIMSPFLKNISYNYARLTPREIEILLLVKEGRSTKEISRIIHTSERTIDFQRNSIRKKLGISNSKVNLRTFIMNKEGSL, encoded by the coding sequence ATGCAAAGGAAGGAAAAAAAGACAGGAACAATCAATAAAGTCAAGGAAGGACGGGACAGGTTCATGGAGCTCATCAACCTCCTCCCCCAGGCGGTGATTGAGATCCAATTTGACGGGACACTTCTGTTTGCCAATTGGCACAGCAGGAAACTCTTCGGGTACAGCCTCGGTGACGACGTGGTCGGCAAAGTCAATGTCTTCCGGCACGTTATCCCGGAGGATCGCGAAAGAATTGCCGGCAGCATAGGAAAAATGGCATCCGGTGAGAAAGTGCGCCCCCCTGAGATTACGGCGGTACGCAAAGACGGATCGACCTTTCCAGCCATTGTGTACGCAAATCTGATCATCAATTCCGGAATTCCTGCCGGTGTCAGGGTGATCGTCGCCGATGTTTCGGACAAGAAGGAAATCGAGGAGGCGTATAAGGCCCTGGTGGACCACTCTCTTCAGGGACTTGTCATTGTTCAGGATGGACGTTTCGTCTTCATCAACGATTTTTTCATCCGGAACTCCGGCTTCACAAGAGAGGAAATCCTTTCTCTTCCCATTGACGACATGTGGCAGATGATCCATCCCGAGGACCGGGAAATGGTCATGGGCATGCACAGGAATCTGCTGACCGGTGTCGTGACACAGGCGCCTGTGATTGAATATCGTGTCTTTGTCAAGGGGCGCGAAGGGCTGGAAATGCGGTGGGTAAGTGACTACGGGACGAGGATCGAATACAGGGGAAGACCCGCCATACAGACCGCGCTCGTGGACATTACCGAACGGAAGCTGTCGGAAATGGCCATTCAAGAAAGCGAGAGGAGATATCGTGACCTTGCGGAGCTTCTCCCCCAGGGTGTGTTCGAGGCCGATACGGAAGGACGAATTCTCTATGCCAACCGCAGTACTCTGGATATGTTCGGAATCGTCTCCGGAGATATCGGACAGAACATAACGATTGCGGATACCCTGGCGGTGAAGGATCGCGACAGGGCAGAGCGGGGGGTTAGAAGAGTTCTGGCCGGCGAGAAGGTGATGGCGGGAGAATACACCTGTATCCGCAAGGACGGTACAACCTTCCCATCCCTGATTCTGGCGAACGCAATCATCAAGGGCGGGAAGCCGGACGGGATCCGCGGTGTCATCGTGGACATCACCGTACGCAAGGAAATGAACCGAAAGCTGGAGGAATCCGAGGCGCGGTATCGGACTTTGTTCAATTCGACCGGGACGGCAACGGTGCTCAGCGATGAAGATATGAGGATCGTCCTGGCCAACCAGAATTTTTACCGCATCAGCGGATATTCGCAGGACACAGAACTGAAATTCACGGATCTGATTCACCCCGATGATCTCGAATTCATGGTGGATTGTCACCGCCGGCGAAGAATCGATCCCGGATCCGTCCCGAGAAGCTATGAATTCAGATTCCGGCGGGCGGATGGTTCGGTTCGCAATGCATTTCTCACCGTCGGGATGATCCCGGGTACGAAAAGAAGCGTCGCCTCCATTATCGATATCACGGAGCTCAAGCAGACACAGGAAGAGCTTCGGAAAAAAACGTTCAGCCTGGAAGAAGCGAACTCCGCCCTGCGCGTCCTTTTAAAACAGCGGGACGAAGACAAAGCCGAGCTTGAAAAGAACATTCTGACCAACCTGAAGGAAGTCGTCCTTCCGTTCCTTGACAAGCTTAAGGTACAGAATCTGAACGCTTCTCAATTGAACATCCTGGCCGTAATCGAAGAGAACCTCAAGGAGATCATGTCTCCTTTCCTGAAGAACATCTCGTACAATTATGCGAGATTGACCCCCCGGGAAATCGAGATCCTGCTCCTTGTCAAGGAAGGTCGTTCGACCAAGGAGATATCGAGGATCATTCATACATCCGAGCGGACGATTGACTTCCAGCGAAACAGCATCAGAAAGAAGCTGGGGATCAGCAACAGCAAGGTCAATCTCAGGACCTTCATCATGAACAAGGAAGGATCGTTGTAG
- a CDS encoding HesA/MoeB/ThiF family protein, with amino-acid sequence MDSIEDFLASNSREGLVSLAVQQEAKRRFHLTHRESEEFILSMDLLPIRYARNRKTFSTEQQLKLLNSRVAVVGCGGLGGYMVEELARLGVGSILVVDPDTFDEHNLNRQLFSVPGNLGMPKAVAAVRRAKEINPAIHAIAMVTSFSEENGEDLLMDIQVAADALDNVPARLELAGICDRMDIPLVHGSVGGWYGTVATQYPGERTIQRLFANFSGSKGIEEELGNTSFTPPLVASIEVAEIIKILLGEGTTLRGKLLSINLIDMEIVDIKL; translated from the coding sequence ATGGATTCTATTGAGGATTTTCTTGCATCCAATTCCCGGGAAGGGCTGGTTTCCCTCGCGGTCCAGCAGGAGGCAAAGCGCCGGTTTCATCTGACCCATCGGGAATCGGAAGAGTTTATCCTCTCTATGGACCTGTTGCCGATCCGTTATGCCAGAAACCGAAAGACCTTCTCCACGGAACAGCAGTTGAAACTCCTCAACAGCCGGGTTGCTGTTGTCGGCTGCGGAGGATTGGGGGGATACATGGTGGAGGAACTGGCCCGGCTCGGTGTGGGGTCGATCCTGGTCGTGGACCCGGATACTTTCGATGAGCACAACCTGAACCGCCAGCTATTCTCCGTTCCGGGAAACCTGGGAATGCCCAAGGCGGTAGCCGCCGTGCGCAGGGCAAAGGAGATCAATCCCGCCATTCATGCCATCGCGATGGTCACATCCTTTTCGGAAGAGAATGGCGAAGACCTGCTCATGGACATTCAGGTGGCAGCAGATGCACTTGACAATGTTCCCGCCCGCCTGGAACTGGCCGGGATCTGCGACCGGATGGACATCCCCCTCGTCCACGGCAGTGTCGGAGGCTGGTACGGTACGGTGGCCACGCAATATCCAGGTGAGCGGACGATTCAGCGCCTGTTCGCCAATTTCTCGGGTAGCAAGGGCATCGAGGAAGAACTCGGCAACACGTCGTTTACTCCCCCGCTGGTAGCAAGCATCGAGGTGGCGGAAATCATCAAAATCCTCCTTGGCGAGGGGACAACCCTGAGGGGCAAGCTTCTCTCCATCAACCTGATCGACATGGAGATTGTTGACATCAAGCTATGA
- a CDS encoding MarR family transcriptional regulator — MKRNRQEKKPFPREGGFLIARIFQVSGRVFARKMRERELTCITPEQGRILFALWRSDGIAIQELAGRTSLSKSTLTAMLDRLEEGGHIVRVPSPEDRRRILIRLTEKDKQLRDTYIRISDEMSDLVYRGFSDTEIETLEGQLRRILQNLEDAES; from the coding sequence ATGAAAAGGAATCGACAGGAAAAGAAACCGTTCCCTCGCGAAGGAGGTTTCCTGATTGCCCGGATTTTTCAGGTATCGGGACGCGTCTTTGCCAGGAAGATGCGGGAGAGGGAACTGACCTGCATTACGCCCGAACAGGGGCGGATCCTCTTTGCCCTCTGGAGGAGCGACGGCATTGCCATCCAGGAACTGGCTGGCAGAACGTCCCTCAGCAAATCGACTCTGACGGCCATGCTGGACCGCCTGGAGGAGGGGGGCCACATTGTCCGCGTTCCTTCCCCGGAAGACCGGCGGCGGATTTTGATTCGGTTGACCGAGAAGGACAAGCAGCTCCGGGATACCTATATCCGGATCTCTGACGAGATGAGCGATCTGGTTTATCGTGGATTCAGCGACACGGAAATCGAGACGCTTGAAGGGCAACTCAGGAGAATCCTGCAGAACCTCGAGGATGCCGAGTCATGA
- a CDS encoding aldehyde ferredoxin oxidoreductase C-terminal domain-containing protein, with protein sequence MDMILRIDMGAEGGPMARTDEPGEYTGFGGRAMTSAIISKEVPPLCHPLGAENKLVIAPGLLSGTGAAMSGRLSVGCKSPLTGGIKEANSGGQAAQVLGRLGYAAIVLEGKPKGDNLYKVLINKEGVRIEEDNSLRMLPNYDLIQRMKEQYGEKIACISIGPAGEMKLSAASVACTDPELRPTRHAGRGGVGAVMGAKGVKVIVLDDSGLKNRQPKDSDKFREANKKFVAGLSSHSVTGQALPAYGTNVLTNIVNEAGAYPAFNFQHGQFQGASKISGETFAELETQRGGNPTHPCHRGCVIRCSGIYNDKNGNYVSKQPEYETVWAHGGNCGIDDPDTIALLDFLDDNYGLDTIEMGATIGVAMQAGIARFGDAEAAINLLKEVGAGTPLGKILGSGAAVTGKVFGVENVPVVKGQALPAYDPRAVQGIGVTYATSTMGADHTAGYCIATNVLKCGGFVDPLQVEGQVELSRNLQIATAAIDSTGMCLFIAFAVLDQPETFQALVDLLNSFYGLSLTGDDVSALGRKILDMERDFNRRAGFAKEHDRLPRFFTRESLNPHNMTFMVKDADLDRVFDW encoded by the coding sequence ATGGATATGATTCTGAGAATTGATATGGGAGCCGAAGGCGGACCGATGGCCAGGACGGATGAGCCTGGAGAGTATACAGGTTTTGGGGGACGGGCGATGACGTCGGCAATTATCTCGAAGGAGGTGCCCCCCCTGTGCCACCCTCTCGGTGCTGAAAACAAACTGGTCATTGCACCGGGACTTCTTTCCGGAACCGGAGCAGCCATGTCGGGACGGTTGTCCGTCGGCTGCAAGAGCCCGCTTACGGGCGGCATCAAGGAAGCCAATTCGGGAGGGCAGGCGGCTCAGGTTCTCGGAAGGCTTGGGTATGCGGCGATTGTCCTGGAAGGCAAGCCGAAAGGCGATAATCTTTACAAGGTTCTCATCAATAAAGAGGGTGTTCGGATCGAAGAAGACAACAGCCTGCGGATGCTCCCCAACTATGACCTGATCCAGAGAATGAAGGAACAGTATGGAGAGAAGATCGCCTGTATTTCCATCGGGCCCGCTGGAGAAATGAAGCTCTCCGCTGCCTCGGTGGCCTGTACGGATCCCGAACTCAGGCCGACCCGCCATGCCGGGCGCGGAGGCGTTGGCGCGGTCATGGGAGCGAAAGGGGTCAAGGTCATTGTGCTGGATGATTCCGGCCTGAAGAACCGTCAGCCGAAAGACTCCGATAAGTTTAGAGAAGCAAACAAGAAGTTTGTTGCGGGTCTTTCCAGCCACTCCGTAACCGGGCAGGCGCTTCCCGCGTATGGCACCAATGTACTGACCAATATCGTCAATGAGGCAGGGGCCTATCCAGCGTTCAACTTTCAGCATGGCCAATTCCAGGGGGCGTCGAAAATCAGTGGCGAGACCTTCGCCGAACTGGAGACACAGCGCGGCGGAAATCCCACGCACCCCTGTCACCGGGGCTGCGTCATTCGCTGCTCCGGAATTTATAACGACAAAAACGGTAATTATGTCAGCAAGCAGCCGGAATATGAAACTGTATGGGCTCATGGAGGCAACTGCGGCATCGATGATCCCGACACCATCGCCCTCCTTGATTTCCTCGACGACAACTACGGGCTCGACACCATCGAAATGGGAGCGACGATTGGAGTTGCCATGCAGGCCGGGATTGCGCGCTTTGGTGATGCAGAAGCCGCCATTAATTTGCTGAAGGAAGTGGGTGCGGGTACTCCCTTGGGAAAGATTCTGGGAAGCGGCGCGGCCGTCACAGGAAAGGTCTTCGGTGTTGAAAACGTGCCCGTGGTCAAAGGGCAGGCTCTGCCGGCCTATGATCCGAGGGCTGTTCAGGGGATCGGTGTGACGTATGCGACCAGCACCATGGGGGCAGACCACACGGCGGGCTACTGCATTGCAACGAATGTTCTCAAGTGCGGCGGTTTTGTTGATCCATTGCAGGTCGAGGGCCAGGTGGAACTGTCCCGAAACCTGCAGATCGCTACGGCAGCTATCGATTCAACGGGGATGTGCCTGTTTATCGCCTTCGCCGTCCTCGATCAGCCGGAAACGTTTCAGGCCCTGGTCGACCTGCTCAACTCATTCTACGGCCTTAGTCTGACCGGCGATGATGTCTCTGCCCTGGGTCGAAAGATCCTTGATATGGAACGTGATTTCAACCGTCGTGCCGGTTTTGCGAAAGAGCATGATCGCCTGCCACGGTTCTTCACAAGAGAATCCCTCAATCCCCACAACATGACCTTCATGGTGAAAGATGCCGACTTGGACAGAGTGTTTGATTGGTAA
- a CDS encoding amidohydrolase family protein yields MNERTAIDVWMQHPTLRFINHPMFESLRRWTGMETLTEEIPLEFTIAAMDQGGVEKGLVSAWCGPRGELISNDEVAGFVRRFPDRLIGIATADLYRPMAAVRELRRCVRELGFRGLRIVQWLWDLPVTDRRYYPLFAECIDLGIPVCLQVGHTGPLCPSEPGRPIPYIDVAAIEFPELTMVCGHIGYPWTQEMIAVATKHPNVFIDTSAYTARRYPQELVAFMKTNGKRKVLFGTNYPMITPRKCLAELDSLGLDEEAESLFLHGNARRIFGL; encoded by the coding sequence GTGAACGAGAGAACCGCGATCGATGTCTGGATGCAGCACCCGACTCTGCGCTTCATCAACCATCCCATGTTCGAGTCCCTCAGACGCTGGACCGGCATGGAGACGCTGACGGAAGAGATTCCACTTGAATTTACCATTGCAGCCATGGACCAGGGCGGGGTGGAAAAGGGGCTCGTATCCGCCTGGTGCGGACCCCGGGGTGAACTGATCTCCAACGACGAAGTGGCGGGATTCGTCCGCCGCTTCCCCGACCGTCTTATCGGCATTGCAACGGCGGATCTCTACCGGCCGATGGCGGCTGTACGGGAACTCCGGCGCTGCGTCCGTGAACTCGGCTTCCGCGGACTCCGCATCGTCCAATGGTTGTGGGATCTGCCGGTTACGGACCGTCGATACTATCCTCTCTTTGCGGAATGCATAGATCTGGGTATTCCCGTCTGCCTGCAGGTCGGACACACGGGGCCCCTGTGCCCCTCCGAGCCTGGGCGGCCCATTCCCTATATCGATGTGGCCGCCATCGAATTTCCCGAGTTAACGATGGTCTGCGGACACATCGGTTATCCCTGGACGCAGGAGATGATTGCCGTGGCCACCAAGCATCCCAACGTCTTCATTGACACCTCGGCCTACACGGCCAGGCGGTATCCGCAGGAACTGGTCGCTTTCATGAAGACGAACGGAAAGAGGAAGGTCCTCTTCGGCACCAATTACCCCATGATCACTCCTCGGAAATGTCTTGCAGAACTTGATTCCCTCGGACTTGACGAGGAAGCGGAAAGCTTGTTTCTTCATGGAAACGCCCGGCGGATCTTTGGATTGTAA